A single Dreissena polymorpha isolate Duluth1 chromosome 14, UMN_Dpol_1.0, whole genome shotgun sequence DNA region contains:
- the LOC127857070 gene encoding nascent polypeptide-associated complex subunit alpha, muscle-specific form-like isoform X7 has translation MLYANIVVIKRNGSDGASFPLTSTSCLFGRNHDCDIRIQLPQVGLEHCRLEVNENKEVFLVNLNKGHQVEVNGKPIQDSVQLNHKDVFSIIDRLFRLEFPTLSPQKMLKTPSSTPKATSKTPGKSPAISRKQSPSPGRHATPLAGHQPRGRTPKPSPKSILVAQNTPVSVKTTPIARPGSTPSSVKSVSKTKLTPRALSTPVVDMSQPGSSKKPFTSKTNSMNILANPIVEAVKQSTHSVPSPKVATPKQATPKPASAKVATPKPATPTVASPKVSTPKPANPRVASPKVATPKPATPRAESPRVATPKPATPRAASPKVATPKPATPRAQSPKVATPKPATSRAASPKVATPKPATPRAASPKVATPKPATPRAASPKVATPKPATPRAESPKVATPKPATPRAESPKVATPKPATPRAASPKVATPKPATPRAASPKVATPKPATSRAASPKVATPKPATPGAASPKVATPKPATPRAASPKVATPKPATYRAASPKVATPKPATPKAASPKVATPDPATPKPASTNVASPKPATPRAASPKVATPKPATPKAASPKKTPKSTTPLAWTTTPKVIFDTNNSAGKKTKDTPKAKNPVTPKSSSKKRPADDQGSAVAPSAKRKRVSFGPKLSPELFVKKLPPSTPVRRGALPPRVVELPKPSSSPLLKRRSLAAPQKSPIREESPAKKSSPKSAKKTLATVPGTPDAPSTSVSTAPAEKSPKGRSPSPKKPAGRSRSVSPAKKSQSPSSKGRRSTPLAAVSKSDTPVAVVAPLPSTPTTKEQSPKKSPKNTTPSQQRSRSVSPSKRSPKSSSPRSHSASPAQSPKSSKKTQLHQAVVNPVAEVARPPSPRKSTSPFKKASSETPKSQPKLSSPKTLPSKASSKAASPKRARSLSSSTKSTPKSGRKSSPVKSAKKLAKKSSRKSAGDANLKGLKRLMKTPKNKTNNNINESFTGLADMLLQSTPIISTPASARSKARPASPVNTVVESAAVPAVESASVLKAVKTPKSIKKSTPKSATLKSIKKTPRMEKNLKRKRSSPGMIVTVAVKRMKIGSPTPTKTLSPPVSLKKAVALRAIHGKKATPKLPKKTWADIVKKPAAVKTTPPKQQQSGPLVTAEGKNRTPPTVVRKAFPKTPRTKAALLAPSTGHIESPVTIIIGKKNRLVSKTPLRLPKKGRKSMIKKDKKKSMGRMSLGGVADLFTTPPQKSPVSSLSTPASNVGTPDSVLYADIPDTPNGPGEMFVSPLSVGKKSARKSVNLVGVKELFKGKTPAKSPSTPSGLKRMLASPKPTASPASPSGVARLFATPVSKPKASPAKSSSKKLTARKAVTNPKTVSPLSARGKKRALSPADFPLSKKPKLSGDVRAAVVESPVPATPKPARGTRNGGLKKLKTPVKTLKRTPKSKAVVKEVKSASPAKKGRSTRAGLKADTPAKSATQVKEAAVTVEASPAKKGRRGKPATPAKKTPVKKAAAAEKASVVVVDVPTPVEEKVAASPAKKGRATRRGKPASPAKKTPVKKTPVKKTPVKKTAVAKKTPEAISAPATEVSVPAPVQEEKVAASPVKKGRATRRGKPATPVKKTPVKKTPVKKTPVKKTPVKKTAVAKKAPEAISAPAPEVNVPAPVQEEKVATPVIAKLTGGRRAKVVVSPLKKSTKSAKKSPTPAKRGRAATAAVPLLETAAEQVTTVQQSAPTMEKVSTPAKASPVKKGRSTRRGKAASPVKKTPVKKAQATKAAPKPVTPVVQQEAIKVNSPVKSSPVKQGRTTRRGKAASPVKKTPVKKGQVTKAAPKTATPVKEQEVIKVATPAKATPAKKGRATRAAPKPATLVVEAPTVENTSQKRKAEVVDTVPAKKGKAASAETFVTATEPTVVVSPAKKGRAATRRGKAASPAKKGSSTKIAPVVAALVAEPEPVIVTVVKAKPGKRKAAEPGVAASPKKVKAAPQPSVKADSPVKAKRSTKGKEATPKVKKEKLAVKKATPAKRVTRARR, from the exons GTTTTTCTGGTAAACTTGAATAAAGGTCACCAGGTGGAAGTAAACGGAAAGCCAATTCAGGATTCTGTTCAACTGAATCACAAAGACGTGTTCTCCATCATCGATAGGTTATTTCGTCTTGAATTTCCTACACTATCACCTCAGAAGATGCTGAAGACCCCATCATCCACCCCAAAG GCCACGTCAAAAACCCCTGGAAAATCGCCTGCAATCTCCCGCAAGCAGTCCCCCTCACCAGGACGCCATGCCACCCCTTTAGCCGGTCACCAGCCAAGAGGAAGAACACCAAAACCTTCACCAAAGTCCATACTAGTTGCCCAGAATACTCCAGTGTCTGTTAAAACCACACCTATTGCAAGACCGGGTTCAACTCCATCTTCTGTTAAATCTGTTTCTAAAACCAAGCTCACTCCAAGGGCTTTGTCAACTCCAGTTGTTGACATGAGCCAACCCGGTTCTTCAAAGAAGCCTTTTACATCTAAGACAAATTCAATGAATATTTTGGCGAATCCAATAGTGGAGGCTGTAAAACAATCTACACATAGCGTTCCAAGTCCTAAGGTTGCAACACCCAAACAAGCTACTCCTAAGCCAGCAAGCGCAAAGGTAGCCACTCCTAAGCCAGCAACTCCAACGGTGGCAAGTCCGAAGGTATCTACCCCTAAGCCAGCAAACCCAAGGGTGGCAAGTCCAAAGGTTGCCACTCCTAAGCCAGCAACACCTAGGGCCGAAAGTCCTAGGGTAGCCACTCCTAAACCAGCAACACCTAGAGCTGCAAGTCCAAAGGTAGCCACTCCTAAACCAGCAACACCTAGGGCCCAAAGTCCAAAGGTAGCCACTCCTAAACCAGCAACATCTAGGGCCGCAAGTCCAAAGGTAGCCACTCCTAAACCAGCAACACCTAGGGCCGCAAGTCCTAAGGTAGCCACTCCTAAACCAGCAACACCTAGGGCAGCAAGTCCAAAGGTTGCCACTCCTAAGCCAGCAACACCTAGGGCAGAAAGTCCAAAGGTAGCCACTCCTAAGCCAGCAACACCTAGGGCAGAAAGTCCAAAGGTAGCCACTCCTAAACCAGCAACACCTAGGGCCGCGAGTCCAAAGGTAGCCACTCCTAAACCAGCAACACCTAGGGCCGCGAGTCCAAAGGTAGCCACTCCTAAACCAGCAACATCTAGGGCCGCAAGTCCAAAGGTAGCCACTCCTAAACCAGCAACACCTGGGGCCGCAAGTCCAAAGGTAGCCACTCCTAAACCAGCAACACCTAGGGCAGCAAGTCCAAAG GTAGCCACTCCTAAACCAGCAACATACAGGGCCGCGAGTCCAAAAGTAGCCACTCCTAAGCCAGCAACACCTAAGGCAGCAAGTCCAAAGGTAGCCACTCCTGATCCAGCCACCCCAAAACCAGCAAGTACAAATGTGGCTTCTCCGAAACCAGCAACACCCAGGGCGGCGAGTCCAAAGGTTGCCACTCCTAAACCTGCAACACCTAAGGCAGCAAGTCCAAAGAAGACACCTAAATCCACAACACCATTGGCGTGGACAACTACTCCAAAG GTCATCTTTGATACAAATAACAGTGCTGGCAAGAAAACTAAAG ACACACCCAAGGCCAAGAATCCTGTCACCCCAAAAAGCAGTAGTAAAAAGAGGCCAGCAGATGACCAAGGCAGTGCTGTTGCACCATCAGCTAAGCGAAAACGCGTGTCATTTGGTCCAAAACTGAGCCCAGAGTTGTTTGTTAAAAAGCTGCCCCCCTCAACCCCTGTGCGCCGTGGGGCTCTGCCCCCCAGGGTTGTCGAATTGCCAAAACCTTCATCATCACCTTTGCTGAAAAGACGCTCACTTGCTGCACCGCAGAAGTCGCCTATCCGGGAGGAATCACCTGCAAAGAAGTCTTCTCCAAAAAGTGCAAAGAAGACTTTGGCAACTGTTCCTGGTACTCCGGATGCTCCATCCACCTCAGTTTCTACAGCTCCTGCAGAGAAATCACCCAAGGGACGATCACCTTCACCCAAGAAACCAGCTGGAAGGAGTCGATCTGTTTCTCCTGCTAAGAAGAGCCAGTCTCCATCTTCCAAGGGCAGAAGATCCACCCCGCTTGCAGCTGTATCTAAATCTGATACTCCAGTAGCTGTTGTTGCCCCTTTGCCATCTACACCTACTACAAAGGAGCAATCCCCTAAGAAATCTCCCAAAAATACAACTCCCAGCCAGCAGAGAAGTCGCTCCGTCTCTCCGAGTAAGAGATCTCCTAAAAGTTCGAGCCCTAGAAGTCATTCAGCTTCACCAGCCCAGTCTCCTAAGAGTTCTAAGAAGACACAGCTTCACCAAGCAGTTGTTAATCCCGTTGCTGAGGTTGCAAGACCACCTTCACCAAGAAAGTCTACATCACCCTTCAAGAAGGCTTCCTCAGAGACCCCTAAATCTCAGCCCAAGCTGTCATCACCTAAAACTTTGCCATCGAAAGCTTCATCAAAAGCAGCTTCACCTAAGCGTGCAAGGTCTCTGTCATCTTCAACAAAATCTACACCAAAGTCTGGACGCAAATCATCCCCAGTCAAATCAGCTAAAAAGTTGGCTAAGAAGAGTTCTAGAAAGTCTGCTGGTGATGCCAATCTGAAGGGCTTGAAAAGACTAATGAAGACACCCAAAAACAAAACtaataacaatataaatgagAGTTTTACTGGTTTAGCGGATATGTTGCTGCAAAGCACACCAATCATTTCAACACCAGCATCTGCTAGGTCAAAGGCAAGACCTGCTTCACCAGTGAATACAGTTGTTGAATCTGCTGCAGTTCCAGCTGTTGAATCTGCTTCAGTTCTTAAAGCAGTAAAGACCCCCAAATCCATCAAGAAATCAACACCCAAGTCAGCCACACTTAAGTCAATAAAAAAGACCCCAAGAATGGAAAAGAATCTTAAGCGCAAGAGGTCTTCCCCAGGCATGATCGTGACTGTTGCAGTAAAGAGAATGAAAATTGGTTCTCCTACCCCAACAAAGACGCTATCCCCTCCAGTGTCACTCAAGAAAGCAGTCGCTTTGAG GGCTATCCATGGTAAGAAAGCCACACCTAAACTCCCAAAGAAGACATGGGCTGATATTGTGAAAAAGCCTGCAGCAGTTAAAACTACTCCCCCAAAACAACAGCAGTCTGGACCTTTGGTGACAGCAGAAGGGAAAAATAGAACACCCCCAACTGTTGTTCGAAAG GCTTTTCCTAAAACGCCCAGAACCAAAGCTGCCTTGCTGGCTCCTTCGACTGGTCATATTGAGTCCCCAGTCACTATTATCATTGGTAAGAAGAATCGCCTGGTGTCCAAGACCCCTCTTCGATTGCCAAAGAAGGGAAGAAAGAGTATGATTAAG AAGGACAAGAAGAAGTCAATGGGCAGGATGAGTCTTGGTGGTGTTGCAGATCTTTTCACAACTCCACCTCAGAAGTCGCCAGTGTCTTCCCTCTCCACGCCAGCATCCAATGTTGGTACGCCTGACTCAGTGCTGTACGCAGATATACCAGACACTCCTAATGGCCCTGGTGAAATGTTTGTGTCTCCTCTGTCAGTTGGCAAGAAGTCAGCCAGGAAAAGTGTGAACTTGGTTGGAGTGAAAGAGCTCTTTAAGGGAAAGACTCCAGCGAAATCACCTTCAACCCCATCTGGCTTGAAGAGAATGCTTGCCTCCCCCAAGCCAACAGCAAGTCCGGCTAGTCCATCAGGGGTAGCAAGGTTGTTTGCCACACCTGTGAGCAAACCTAAG GCCTCTCCTGCCAAATCGTCAAGCAAGAAGTTGACTGCAAGGAAGGCTGTGACAAATCCTAAAACAGTGTCACCTCTCTCAGCTAG AGGTAAGAAGCGTGCTTTGTCCCCGGCTGATTTTCCACTCAGTAAGAAGCCGAAGCTATCCGGAGATGTGAGAGCTGCTGTTGTCGAGTCTCCTGTACCAGCTACACCCAAACCAGCAAG GGGAACACGGAATGGTGGGCTTAAAAAGCTGAAGACTCCAGTCAAGACGCTGAAACGTACTCCTAAATCCAAGGCAGTGGTTAAGGAAGTGAAATCAGCCTCCCCAGCCAAAAAGGGCCGATCTACAAGGGCTGGACTTAAGGCAGACACTCCAGCGAAATCTGCCACACAAGTGAAAGAGGCTGCTGTCACAG TTGAAGCCAGTCCAGCAAAGAAAGGAAGGCGAGGGAAGCCAGCAACTCCAGCCAAGAAAACTCCAGTCAAGAAGGCAGCTGCAGCTGAAAAGGCATCTGTGGTAGTTGTAGATGTACCGACTCCAGTAGAAGAGAAAG TTGCAGCCAGTCCTGCAAAGAAAGGAAGGGCTACAAGGCGAGGAAAGCCAGCTTCTCCAGCTAAGAAAACACCAGTAAAGAAGACACCAGTTAAGAAAACACCAGTAAAGAAGACAGCTGTAGCTAAGAAGACACCAGAAGCCATATCAGCACCTGCAACAGAAGTTAGTGTACCAGCACCTGTACAAGAAGAGAAAG TTGCAGCCAGTCCTGTAAAGAAAGGAAGGGCTACAAGGCGAGGAAAGCCAGCTACTCCAGTTAAGAAAACACCAGTAAAGAAGACGCCAGTTAAGAAAACACCTGTAAAGAAGACGCCTGTTAAGAAGACAGCTGTAGCTAAGAAGGCACCAGAAGCCATATCGGCACCTGCACCAGAAGTTAATGTGCCAGCACCTGTACAAGAAGAAAAAG TTGCCACCCCAGTAATAGCCAAGCTCACAGGCGGTCGCCGTGCCAAGGTGGTTGTTAGTCCACTTAAGAAAAGCACAAAATCTGCCAAGAAATCCCCCACTCCTGCCAAGAGGGGTAGAGCTGCAACGGCTGCTGTCCCTTTACTGGAAACAGCTGCTGAACAAGTCACAACAGTGCAACAATCGGCACCAACTATGGAGAAAG TTTCTACCCCAGCTAAGGCGTCTCCAGTAAAGAAGGGCCGTTCAACACGCCGTGGTAAGGCTGCAAGTCCAGTCAAAAAGACCCCTGTCAAGAAGGCACAAGCAACAAAGGCTGCACCTAAACCTGTTACTCCTGTTGTGCAACAAGAAGCTATTAAAG TGAATTCCCCAGTTAAGTCCTCTCCAGTAAAGCAGGGCCGTACAACAAGACGAGGAAAGGCTGCAAGCCCAGTCAAGAAGACACCTGTCAAGAAGGGACAAGTAACAAAGGCTGCACCTAAAACTGCTACACCTGTTAAAGAACAAGAAGTTATTAAAG TTGCTACCCCAGCCAAGGCCACCCCAGCCAAGAAGGGACGTGCAACAAGGGCTGCACCTAAGCCTGCTACTCTTGTTGTTGAAG CACCTACTGTAGAGAATACCAGCCAGAAACGGAAAGCAGAAGTTGTGGACACTGTTCCTGCTAAAAAGGGCAAAGCAGCATCTGCAGAAACTTTTGTGACAGCAACAG aGCCTACTGTTGTGGTCTCTCCTGCAAAGAAGGGGCGAGCAGCGACAAGGCGTGGAAAGGCAGCTAGTCCTGCAAAAAAGGGGAGTTCTACAAAAATTGCCCCAGTAGTTGCAGCACTTGTGGCTGAACCAGAGCCTGTCATAG TGACCGTGGTAAAAGCAAAGCCAGGAAAGAGAAAGGCTGCTGAACCAGGGGTAGCAGCATCTCCGAAGAAAGTTAAAGCAGCACCTCAGCCATCTGTTAAAGCTG ATTCGCCAGTGAAAGCCAAGCGTTCAACCAAAGGTAAAGAAGCTACCCCTAAAGTGAAGAAAGAGAAGCTGGCTGTCAAGAAAGCAACTCCTGCTAAACGCGTCACAAGGGCAAGAAGATAA